In Anaerobacillus isosaccharinicus, one genomic interval encodes:
- the folK gene encoding 2-amino-4-hydroxy-6-hydroxymethyldihydropteridine diphosphokinase: protein MDNGNTVFISLGSNMGNRLEFLKFGVKCLDENVNISIKRYSSIYETAPVGLLDQADFFNMVVEIETFLTPLELLKYTQEVQKKAGRKFNIRWGPRTLDLDILMYNQENIEMDVLTVPHPRMYERGFVIIPLREIAPSLYFSSVKKTIQQVYQELLDKEGVRLWKNPFGEEELGHFEN, encoded by the coding sequence ATGGATAATGGTAACACAGTTTTTATTTCATTAGGGTCTAATATGGGAAATCGACTTGAGTTTTTGAAATTCGGTGTAAAGTGTTTAGATGAGAATGTAAATATATCCATTAAAAGATATTCTTCGATCTATGAGACAGCACCGGTAGGTTTATTAGATCAAGCTGATTTTTTTAATATGGTTGTTGAGATAGAGACTTTCTTAACACCTCTAGAGCTTTTAAAATATACCCAAGAAGTGCAAAAAAAAGCAGGACGAAAATTTAATATCCGCTGGGGACCGCGAACATTAGATCTTGACATTTTGATGTATAATCAAGAAAATATTGAGATGGACGTATTAACTGTTCCACACCCACGGATGTATGAGAGAGGTTTTGTCATAATCCCATTAAGGGAAATTGCTCCAAGTCTCTACTTCAGCTCTGTGAAAAAAACAATCCAGCAGGTGTATCAAGAATTATTAGATAAAGAAGGTGTTCGGTTATGGAAGAATCCATTTGGGGAAGAAGAATTAGGGCATTTCGAAAACTAA
- the folP gene encoding dihydropteroate synthase — protein MQTTKLIKFGMHDLDISKKTLIMGILNITPDSFSDGGKYNELDVAVSRAIKMVEEGADIIDIGGESTRPGAQKVNQEEELERVIPIIQAVSNVVDIPISIDTYKYEVARQAIEAGASIINDVWGAKAEPKIAELSATYRLPIVLTHNRIDRNYTNLMDDVISDLKASIAICELAGVEDDKIILDPGIGFAKGYEQNIEVMQNLDKIAALGYPVLLGTSRKSMVGAALNLPPEDRLDGTQATVCYGITKGCHIMRVHDVLQVSRAAQMMDVLIGRREIENG, from the coding sequence ATGCAAACAACAAAGCTAATTAAGTTTGGTATGCACGACTTGGATATTTCAAAGAAAACCTTAATTATGGGTATTCTAAATATAACTCCAGATTCTTTTTCGGATGGCGGCAAGTATAATGAGCTAGACGTAGCTGTTTCAAGAGCGATAAAGATGGTTGAAGAAGGTGCTGATATTATTGATATCGGTGGTGAATCAACGCGGCCTGGTGCACAGAAGGTGAATCAGGAAGAAGAGCTAGAGCGTGTAATTCCAATTATTCAGGCTGTCTCAAATGTAGTAGATATACCTATATCAATTGATACGTATAAGTACGAGGTGGCTAGACAAGCCATAGAAGCGGGGGCGTCGATTATTAATGACGTATGGGGAGCAAAAGCTGAGCCGAAAATAGCAGAGCTATCTGCTACCTATAGGCTACCGATTGTTTTAACTCATAATCGCATAGACAGAAACTATACGAATTTAATGGATGACGTGATTTCTGACTTAAAAGCAAGTATCGCAATTTGTGAACTAGCGGGTGTTGAAGATGATAAAATTATTTTAGACCCCGGAATTGGCTTTGCTAAGGGCTACGAGCAAAATATTGAGGTTATGCAAAATTTAGATAAAATTGCAGCTTTAGGCTACCCAGTACTGTTAGGTACTTCAAGAAAATCAATGGTCGGAGCTGCCTTGAATTTACCACCAGAAGATCGCCTGGATGGAACTCAAGCTACTGTTTGTTACGGAATTACAAAAGGATGTCATATTATGCGTGTTCATGATGTCTTACAAGTTTCTAGAGCAGCCCAAATGATGGATGTATTAATTGGGAGAAGGGAAATTGAAAATGGATAA
- a CDS encoding helix-turn-helix domain-containing protein, with product MEESIWGRRIRAFRKLKGYTQEQLATELGVSVSVLGEIERGNRIPSEDMINQISLVLNVAKEDLNSIN from the coding sequence ATGGAAGAATCCATTTGGGGAAGAAGAATTAGGGCATTTCGAAAACTAAAAGGCTATACTCAAGAACAACTTGCTACAGAGTTAGGAGTTTCGGTATCAGTGTTAGGAGAAATCGAACGTGGAAATCGGATCCCTTCTGAAGATATGATTAACCAAATATCCTTAGTTTTAAATGTTGCTAAAGAAGATTTAAATTCAATAAATTAG
- the folB gene encoding dihydroneopterin aldolase, with product MDKIFLNQLEFYGYHGVFPEETKLGQRFLADVVLETNLKEAGQTDDLTKTINYAEIYQAVKQVVEGTPLKLVEAVAEKVAENILSRFPLVTSCTIKLIKPNPPIAGHYHSVAVEIVRSQNG from the coding sequence ATGGATAAAATCTTCTTAAATCAGTTAGAATTTTACGGCTATCATGGGGTGTTTCCGGAAGAAACAAAATTAGGACAACGCTTTCTAGCTGACGTAGTATTGGAAACTAACTTGAAAGAAGCAGGACAAACAGACGATTTAACTAAAACCATTAATTATGCAGAGATATATCAGGCTGTTAAACAAGTTGTTGAAGGAACTCCGCTAAAACTAGTGGAAGCGGTAGCAGAAAAAGTCGCTGAAAATATTTTAAGTCGCTTTCCGTTAGTTACTAGTTGTACAATAAAGCTAATTAAGCCTAATCCCCCTATTGCAGGGCATTATCATTCTGTAGCTGTTGAAATTGTGAGAAGCCAGAATGGATAA
- the pabB gene encoding aminodeoxychorismate synthase, component I → MIHRFPIGRSINAKGFDWFAKYKELAQGKKHHILLESGRGGNYSIIGLDPWAILTGKNQELAITTNNETLLKNGPLLSSMKEWMSVYQTETDNDLPEFQGGAVGFISYDLIRQIEELPTLSEDDLNTEDLYFLLFDDVFVYDHKKELFWLITHYQENQKEEAQKRLDELEMLWTSPIKEQRWDYDDIEEKDYWQASLSEEKFKEAITKVQNYIANGDVFQVNLSVRQAKKLQTDPLHIYEKLREINPSPYMSYFQTPNFQLVSASPELLVKKQGEDISTRPIAGTRSRGKDEIEDEQLARTLIENEKEKAEHVMLVDLERNDLGRVSRFGTVEVNELMVIEKYSHVMHIVSNVRGKLDPAYDLYDVIEATFPGGTITGAPKVRTMEIIEELEPVRRGLYTGSIGWIGYNGNMELNIAIRTMVAKNGYAYVQAGAGIVIDSNPEAEYKESLKKAMALWKAKELSEAEKSKVKS, encoded by the coding sequence ATCATTCATCGCTTTCCGATTGGTAGGTCTATAAATGCAAAAGGCTTTGACTGGTTTGCTAAATATAAAGAACTTGCACAAGGTAAAAAGCATCATATTCTTTTAGAAAGTGGTCGTGGCGGCAATTATAGTATAATCGGTCTTGATCCTTGGGCGATTTTAACTGGGAAAAATCAAGAGTTAGCTATTACTACTAACAATGAAACATTACTAAAAAACGGCCCGCTTCTTTCATCAATGAAAGAATGGATGAGTGTTTATCAAACTGAAACAGACAATGATTTACCTGAATTTCAAGGTGGGGCAGTGGGGTTTATTAGTTATGATCTTATAAGACAAATTGAAGAACTTCCGACTTTAAGTGAGGATGACTTGAATACAGAAGATCTATATTTTTTATTATTTGATGATGTATTCGTATACGATCATAAAAAAGAGCTCTTTTGGCTTATAACTCATTATCAAGAAAATCAAAAAGAAGAGGCACAAAAAAGATTAGATGAGCTAGAAATGCTTTGGACAAGTCCAATTAAGGAACAACGTTGGGATTATGATGATATAGAGGAAAAAGACTATTGGCAGGCGTCTCTTTCTGAAGAAAAATTTAAAGAAGCGATCACAAAGGTTCAGAACTATATTGCCAATGGTGATGTGTTTCAAGTAAATTTATCTGTGCGTCAAGCAAAAAAATTGCAGACAGATCCGCTTCATATTTACGAAAAGCTAAGAGAAATTAATCCGTCTCCATATATGTCCTATTTTCAAACACCTAACTTCCAATTAGTAAGTGCTTCCCCGGAATTGTTAGTAAAAAAGCAAGGAGAAGATATCAGTACTCGTCCAATTGCTGGGACAAGATCTAGGGGTAAAGATGAAATAGAAGATGAACAATTGGCTCGAACACTCATTGAAAATGAAAAAGAAAAAGCAGAACATGTGATGCTCGTTGATCTAGAAAGAAACGATCTTGGAAGAGTAAGTCGTTTCGGAACTGTAGAAGTTAATGAATTAATGGTGATCGAGAAATATTCCCATGTCATGCATATTGTTTCTAATGTGCGTGGAAAGCTTGATCCGGCATATGATTTATATGATGTCATTGAAGCAACTTTTCCTGGTGGGACAATTACTGGGGCACCGAAAGTGAGAACAATGGAAATTATCGAAGAGCTTGAACCAGTGCGTCGTGGTTTATATACTGGCTCTATCGGCTGGATCGGTTATAATGGTAATATGGAATTAAACATTGCCATTAGAACAATGGTGGCGAAAAATGGTTATGCTTATGTTCAAGCTGGTGCAGGGATCGTCATTGATTCAAATCCAGAAGCTGAATATAAGGAGTCTTTGAAAAAAGCAATGGCATTATGGAAAGCAAAAGAGCTGAGCGAAGCAGAGAAAAGTAAAGTGAAGAGCTGA
- the cysK gene encoding cysteine synthase A, translating to MKVANSIIDLIGQTPLVKLNRLVSDDHADIYLKLEYMNPGSSVKDRIALAMVETAEKDGRLKTGDTIIEPTSGNTGIGLAMVAAAKGYRSILVMPETMSLERRNLLRAYGAELVLTPGPEGMGGAIRKATELAKENGYFMPQQFENEANPEVHRLTTGRELLEQVGDQLDGFVSGIGTGGTITGAGGVLKEKFPNLHIAAVEPTDSPVLSGGKPGPHKIQGIGAGFVPDILNKEIYDEVIQITTEEAFEYARRAAKEEGILGGISSGAAIAAALKVAKKLGKGKKVVAIIPSNGERYLSTPLYQFED from the coding sequence ATGAAAGTAGCAAACTCAATTATTGATTTAATCGGTCAAACACCTTTAGTGAAACTTAATCGTCTTGTATCAGATGATCATGCTGATATTTATTTAAAACTTGAATATATGAACCCAGGAAGTAGTGTAAAAGATCGTATCGCACTAGCGATGGTTGAAACAGCTGAAAAAGATGGCAGACTGAAAACTGGAGATACCATTATTGAGCCAACTAGTGGTAACACGGGAATCGGTTTAGCGATGGTTGCTGCTGCTAAAGGATATCGCTCTATTTTAGTAATGCCAGAAACAATGAGTTTAGAGCGCCGTAACCTACTTCGTGCTTATGGAGCTGAACTAGTTCTAACTCCAGGTCCAGAAGGAATGGGTGGGGCTATCCGTAAAGCAACTGAATTAGCGAAGGAAAATGGTTATTTCATGCCGCAACAATTTGAAAATGAAGCAAACCCTGAAGTACATCGTTTAACAACAGGTAGAGAGCTTTTAGAACAAGTAGGAGATCAGTTAGATGGCTTCGTTTCAGGAATTGGAACAGGTGGAACAATTACTGGTGCTGGTGGAGTTTTAAAAGAAAAATTCCCTAACTTACACATAGCTGCTGTTGAACCTACGGATTCGCCAGTGTTATCTGGTGGTAAACCGGGCCCTCATAAAATTCAAGGTATCGGGGCGGGTTTTGTTCCAGATATACTAAATAAAGAAATTTACGATGAAGTAATCCAAATTACGACGGAAGAAGCTTTTGAGTATGCACGTCGTGCTGCTAAAGAAGAAGGAATTCTAGGTGGTATTTCATCTGGAGCGGCTATTGCTGCAGCTTTGAAAGTAGCTAAGAAGTTAGGTAAAGGTAAGAAGGTTGTTGCAATCATTCCGAGTAATGGTGAAAGATATTTAAGTACTCCATTGTACCAATTTGAAGATTAA
- the dusB gene encoding tRNA dihydrouridine synthase DusB, translated as MLKIGDVAMKNPVVLAPMAGVCNPAFRLIAKEFGAGLVCAEMVSDKAILYKNEKSLKMLFVDEREKPLSLQIFGGDKKTLVEAAKVVDEQTNADIIDINMGCPVPKITKCDAGAKWLLDPDKIYEMVAAVVDVVKKPVTVKMRMGWDEQHIYAVRNAQAVERAGGKAVAVHGRTRVQMYEGTADWDIIRQVKEAVNIPVIGNGDVKTPQDAKRLLETTGADGVMIGRAALGNPWMLYRTVQFLETGELAPEPVLREKIDVCILHLDRLIDLKGENVAVREMRKHVAWYIKGIKGASKIKDQVNQFDSRNVIKEVLYSFVEEIEALELVAK; from the coding sequence ATGTTAAAAATAGGTGACGTCGCCATGAAAAACCCTGTTGTACTAGCACCTATGGCTGGTGTATGTAACCCAGCGTTTCGATTAATTGCCAAAGAATTTGGTGCAGGTCTAGTATGTGCAGAGATGGTTAGTGACAAGGCGATTTTATATAAGAATGAAAAATCGTTAAAAATGCTTTTTGTAGATGAACGAGAAAAGCCATTAAGCCTTCAAATTTTTGGTGGTGATAAAAAGACATTAGTGGAAGCTGCCAAAGTAGTCGATGAACAAACAAATGCAGATATTATTGATATAAATATGGGATGCCCAGTACCGAAAATTACAAAATGTGATGCCGGAGCAAAGTGGCTCTTAGATCCAGATAAAATCTATGAGATGGTTGCAGCTGTTGTTGATGTCGTTAAAAAACCTGTTACAGTTAAAATGCGCATGGGTTGGGATGAGCAGCATATTTATGCGGTTCGAAATGCCCAAGCCGTTGAACGAGCAGGCGGTAAGGCAGTTGCTGTTCACGGTAGAACTCGCGTGCAAATGTACGAAGGAACTGCGGATTGGGATATTATTAGGCAAGTAAAAGAAGCGGTGAATATTCCGGTTATCGGGAATGGTGACGTTAAAACCCCCCAAGATGCTAAACGTTTACTAGAAACAACTGGTGCTGATGGTGTAATGATTGGAAGAGCAGCATTAGGTAATCCGTGGATGTTATACAGAACAGTACAATTCTTAGAAACAGGTGAACTAGCACCAGAACCAGTGCTTAGAGAAAAAATTGATGTGTGTATTCTTCATTTAGATCGACTTATTGATTTAAAGGGTGAGAATGTAGCTGTTCGTGAGATGAGAAAACATGTTGCCTGGTATATTAAAGGAATAAAAGGTGCATCTAAAATTAAGGATCAAGTAAATCAATTTGATTCAAGAAATGTAATTAAAGAAGTTTTATATAGCTTTGTAGAAGAGATAGAAGCATTGGAACTGGTAGCTAAGTGA
- the pabC gene encoding aminodeoxychorismate lyase: protein MYIYQNGEFVLETKARISPFDHGFLYGLGVFETFRIYDGHPFLLDDHFQRLAVSLKELNILFDLKKDDFLEIITSLLKLNKLNNAYIRFNISAGEAPIGLQTEAYTKPNVIIFIKPLVTPLVRTKKATFLQTVRNTPEGFERLKSHHYLNSILGKREVPDMNTEGVFLTNDGYVAEGVVSNIFWVKNGQVYSPAIKTGILNGITRQFVIELLKKNEVAFNEGYYLPQDVLDADEVFITNSIQEIVSISMLNEVEYSSEGKVTHFLQKLYDDFKSQRLWSMKQL from the coding sequence ATGTATATCTATCAAAATGGAGAGTTTGTGTTAGAAACAAAAGCAAGAATTTCTCCCTTTGACCATGGTTTTTTATATGGACTTGGTGTATTTGAAACATTTCGTATTTATGATGGTCATCCATTTTTATTGGATGACCATTTTCAGCGACTAGCTGTTAGTTTGAAAGAGCTAAACATTCTGTTCGATTTAAAGAAAGATGACTTTTTGGAGATTATTACTAGCTTATTAAAGTTGAATAAGCTAAACAATGCATATATAAGATTTAATATTTCTGCAGGTGAAGCACCTATTGGTTTGCAAACGGAAGCCTATACAAAGCCAAATGTCATTATTTTTATAAAACCATTGGTGACACCATTAGTACGAACGAAAAAGGCTACTTTTTTACAAACGGTCAGAAACACTCCAGAAGGTTTTGAACGTTTAAAGTCCCATCATTATTTAAATAGCATTTTGGGAAAACGTGAAGTGCCAGATATGAATACTGAAGGGGTTTTCTTAACAAATGATGGCTATGTGGCTGAGGGTGTTGTTTCAAATATTTTTTGGGTGAAAAATGGACAAGTGTATTCGCCGGCAATTAAGACTGGCATTTTGAACGGAATCACAAGACAATTTGTTATTGAGTTATTGAAAAAAAATGAAGTAGCTTTTAACGAAGGGTATTATTTACCTCAGGATGTATTAGATGCTGATGAAGTTTTTATTACAAACTCTATTCAAGAGATCGTATCTATTTCTATGTTAAATGAGGTTGAGTATTCATCTGAAGGCAAAGTAACTCATTTTTTACAAAAATTATATGATGACTTTAAAAGCCAACGTCTATGGTCAATGAAGCAATTATAG
- a CDS encoding IS1182 family transposase: MLKPRKEKQIEFEMVTIDQLVPEDHELRIIDKYIDFSFIYDKVKGYYCADNGRPPIDPVMLFKMMFIGYLYGIRSERRLEKEIQTNMAYRWFLGLGITERVPHHSTISFNRHKRFDGTSAFQDIFDEVVELAMKHRMVGGRVLFTDSTHLKANANKKKFVKKTVQSPTRTYIKELDAAIEESRREHGKKPLKAREEVSEEKEIKESTTDPESGYMYREGKPEGFFYLDHRTTDMKFNIITDVHVTPGNVHDSQPYIERLERQIERFGFKVEAAATDSGYYTAWICKKLEEMKIMGVIGYRRFHPTRGLFPKWKFKFDKETDTYACPNNQNLYYKTTSREGYQEYHSDPKQCKDCPLLSECTRSRNQKKVVTRHVWEESKELIRKNRLSDTGKMLYKKRKETVERSFADSKELHGLRYCRLRGREHVQEQALMTAAAQNIKKIANHLAKMA, encoded by the coding sequence ATGCTAAAGCCTAGAAAAGAAAAACAAATTGAGTTTGAAATGGTAACCATTGATCAGCTAGTCCCTGAAGATCATGAACTAAGAATTATTGATAAATACATAGATTTCTCTTTTATCTACGATAAAGTAAAGGGTTACTATTGTGCAGATAATGGACGACCACCAATTGATCCTGTCATGCTATTTAAGATGATGTTTATTGGTTATTTATACGGAATTCGGTCGGAACGCAGATTAGAAAAAGAAATTCAAACCAATATGGCTTACCGATGGTTCCTTGGCCTTGGAATAACAGAACGTGTTCCTCATCATTCTACGATTAGTTTTAATCGACATAAACGGTTTGATGGGACCAGTGCTTTTCAGGATATCTTTGATGAAGTAGTAGAATTGGCGATGAAACATCGAATGGTTGGTGGCCGGGTTTTATTTACTGATTCCACACATTTAAAAGCGAACGCAAATAAAAAAAAGTTTGTGAAAAAAACTGTTCAATCCCCTACTAGAACTTATATAAAAGAGCTAGATGCAGCTATTGAAGAAAGCCGTCGTGAGCATGGAAAAAAGCCTTTAAAAGCTAGGGAGGAAGTGAGTGAAGAAAAAGAAATAAAAGAAAGTACAACAGACCCTGAGAGCGGGTATATGTACCGAGAGGGGAAACCTGAGGGATTTTTTTACCTTGATCACCGTACAACCGATATGAAATTTAACATCATCACGGATGTTCATGTAACTCCAGGAAATGTCCACGATTCACAACCTTATATTGAAAGATTAGAACGTCAAATTGAGCGATTTGGTTTTAAAGTTGAAGCAGCTGCCACTGATTCTGGTTACTATACAGCATGGATTTGTAAGAAACTCGAAGAGATGAAAATTATGGGTGTCATTGGTTATCGTCGTTTTCATCCAACACGAGGGCTATTTCCTAAGTGGAAATTCAAATTTGATAAAGAAACTGATACTTACGCATGTCCAAATAACCAAAATTTATATTACAAGACTACCTCAAGAGAAGGGTATCAAGAATACCATTCCGATCCAAAGCAATGTAAGGACTGTCCGCTACTCTCGGAATGTACAAGGAGCCGAAATCAGAAAAAGGTAGTGACTAGACATGTTTGGGAAGAAAGTAAAGAACTGATTAGAAAAAACCGTCTTTCTGATACAGGAAAGATGCTTTATAAAAAAAGAAAAGAAACAGTTGAGCGAAGCTTTGCGGATTCAAAAGAACTCCACGGGCTTCGCTACTGCCGGTTACGAGGCAGAGAACATGTTCAAGAGCAAGCGCTAATGACAGCAGCTGCTCAGAACATCAAAAAGATCGCAAACCACCTAGCCAAGATGGCATAG
- the hslO gene encoding Hsp33 family molecular chaperone HslO, protein MSDYLVKAIGFEGKVRAYAIKTTEMVGEAVRRHETWPTASAALGRAMTASTMMAAMLKGDEKLTVKIEGGGPIGAIIVDSNAKGETRGYVGNPKVDFDLNAQGKLDVARAVGKDGLLAVVKDIGMRDHFTGSVPLISGELGEDFTYYFASSEQTPASVGVGVLVNPDGTILASGGFIIQLMPGADDETITFIENRLGTLPPVSKLIEAGMPPEELILALLGDDNVKILDKMDVVFKCTCSKERISQALFSLGKAELTDIIESEGGAETECHFCNEKYHFTKAELEELRDEAK, encoded by the coding sequence ATGTCGGATTACTTAGTTAAAGCGATAGGATTTGAAGGAAAAGTTAGAGCTTATGCCATAAAAACAACAGAAATGGTTGGCGAAGCGGTTAGACGTCATGAAACTTGGCCTACAGCATCTGCAGCTCTAGGAAGAGCAATGACCGCATCGACAATGATGGCAGCTATGTTAAAGGGCGATGAAAAGTTAACTGTAAAAATTGAAGGTGGCGGTCCAATCGGTGCAATCATCGTTGATAGTAATGCCAAAGGTGAAACGAGGGGTTATGTTGGTAATCCTAAAGTAGATTTTGATTTAAATGCTCAGGGTAAGCTTGATGTTGCCCGAGCAGTTGGTAAAGATGGCTTATTAGCCGTTGTCAAAGACATAGGTATGCGTGATCACTTTACAGGGAGTGTTCCACTTATTTCTGGTGAACTTGGTGAAGATTTTACTTACTATTTTGCATCCTCGGAACAGACCCCAGCATCAGTCGGGGTAGGTGTATTAGTAAATCCTGATGGTACAATTCTTGCTTCTGGTGGCTTTATCATTCAATTAATGCCCGGGGCTGATGATGAGACGATTACATTTATTGAAAATAGACTTGGAACATTACCTCCAGTTTCCAAGCTGATTGAAGCGGGTATGCCACCTGAAGAACTGATTCTTGCTCTATTAGGTGATGATAATGTAAAAATACTTGATAAGATGGACGTCGTGTTTAAATGTACTTGCTCTAAAGAAAGAATATCTCAAGCATTATTTAGTTTAGGGAAAGCGGAACTTACAGACATTATTGAATCCGAAGGTGGCGCTGAGACTGAGTGCCATTTCTGTAATGAGAAATATCATTTTACTAAGGCGGAACTTGAAGAGTTAAGGGATGAAGCGAAATAA
- the lysS gene encoding lysine--tRNA ligase yields the protein MTNELELNDQLRVRREKLKTLFNEGLDPFGKRFERTFTAGAMEAEFEQLSKEDLEAKEVEVTLAGRIMTKRGKGKAGFAHLQDLSGQVQIYVRQDAVGEEQYSIFDSIDIGDIVGVTGTAFKTKVGELSVKVKDFQLLTKSLRPLPDKFHGLKDVEQRYRQRYVDLIMNPEVRNTFVTRSRILKSMRNYLDSQGYLEVETPMMHSIAGGASARPFITHHNALDMELYMRIAIELHLKRLIVGGLEKVYEIGRVFRNEGVSTRHNPEFTMIELYEAYADYKDIMALTENLVAHIAEEVLGTTTVEYGEYAVDLKPQWKRLHMVDAIKEYAGVDFWREMTDEEARQIAKDHKVPVKETMTYGHVVNEFFEHFVEEKLIQPTFIFGHPVAISPLAKKNPEDERFTDRFELFIVGREHANAFTELNDPIDQRQRFEAQLEERAQGDDEAHMMDEDFVEALEYGMPPTGGLGIGIDRLVMLLTNAPSIRDVLLFPQMKHKD from the coding sequence ATGACAAATGAATTAGAATTAAATGACCAGTTGCGCGTACGGAGAGAAAAGCTGAAAACTCTATTCAATGAAGGATTAGACCCTTTTGGTAAAAGGTTTGAGCGAACTTTTACAGCTGGGGCGATGGAGGCTGAGTTTGAACAATTATCTAAAGAAGACTTAGAAGCAAAGGAAGTCGAAGTAACTCTCGCTGGTCGTATTATGACTAAAAGAGGAAAAGGGAAAGCTGGTTTTGCTCATTTGCAGGATCTTTCAGGACAAGTTCAAATTTATGTTCGACAAGATGCAGTTGGAGAAGAACAATATAGCATTTTTGACTCAATTGATATAGGTGACATCGTTGGTGTAACAGGAACTGCTTTTAAGACGAAAGTAGGAGAGCTTTCTGTTAAAGTAAAGGATTTTCAACTGCTTACAAAATCTTTACGTCCTCTTCCGGATAAATTCCATGGACTAAAGGATGTAGAACAAAGATATCGTCAACGTTATGTCGACCTTATTATGAATCCCGAAGTAAGAAATACATTTGTGACGAGAAGTAGAATTCTTAAATCAATGAGAAATTACTTAGATTCGCAAGGTTACTTAGAAGTAGAAACACCTATGATGCACTCAATCGCAGGTGGAGCTTCTGCAAGGCCTTTCATTACGCATCATAATGCTTTGGATATGGAGTTATACATGCGTATTGCCATTGAGTTGCACTTAAAGCGATTAATCGTCGGTGGGCTTGAAAAGGTCTATGAAATCGGAAGAGTATTCCGTAATGAAGGGGTATCTACTAGACATAACCCTGAATTTACAATGATCGAACTATACGAAGCTTATGCTGACTACAAAGACATTATGGCACTCACAGAAAATCTAGTTGCTCATATAGCAGAAGAAGTACTAGGCACGACAACTGTAGAATATGGAGAGTATGCAGTTGACCTTAAGCCGCAATGGAAGAGACTTCATATGGTCGACGCTATTAAGGAATATGCAGGAGTTGACTTCTGGAGAGAGATGACTGATGAGGAAGCTCGTCAAATCGCTAAAGACCATAAAGTTCCTGTTAAAGAAACGATGACATACGGTCATGTTGTTAATGAATTTTTCGAGCACTTTGTTGAGGAAAAGTTAATTCAACCAACTTTTATCTTCGGTCATCCAGTTGCTATTTCTCCATTAGCTAAGAAAAATCCTGAAGATGAAAGATTTACTGATCGTTTCGAGTTATTTATCGTTGGAAGAGAACACGCCAACGCATTTACAGAACTAAATGATCCGATCGATCAACGTCAGCGTTTTGAAGCACAGTTAGAAGAACGTGCCCAAGGTGATGACGAAGCACACATGATGGACGAAGATTTCGTAGAAGCTCTAGAATACGGAATGCCTCCTACTGGTGGATTAGGAATTGGAATTGATCGCTTAGTCATGTTGTTAACCAATGCACCTTCAATTAGGGATGTACTATTATTTCCGCAAATGAAACATAAAGATTAA
- the pabA gene encoding aminodeoxychorismate/anthranilate synthase component II: MILMIDNYDSFTYNLVQYLGEMGHELVVRRNDKITIAEIEELNPKYLMISPGPCSPNEAGISMEAIKHFAGKIPIFGVCLGHQSIAQVFGGDVVRADRLMHGKTSKMSHDQKTIFEGMPSPFTATRYHSLIVKRETLPNCFEISAETVAGEIMAIRHKELPIEGVQFHPESIMTVEGKKLLKNFIEYYSR, encoded by the coding sequence ATGATCTTAATGATTGATAATTACGATTCTTTTACGTATAATCTTGTCCAGTATTTAGGTGAAATGGGTCATGAACTAGTGGTAAGAAGAAACGATAAAATTACCATTGCAGAGATTGAGGAATTAAATCCAAAATATTTAATGATTTCACCTGGGCCATGTAGTCCGAATGAGGCGGGCATCAGTATGGAAGCAATTAAACATTTCGCTGGAAAAATCCCAATTTTCGGTGTTTGCTTAGGACATCAATCAATTGCTCAAGTTTTTGGTGGTGATGTTGTTCGAGCGGACCGTCTTATGCATGGGAAAACATCAAAAATGTCCCATGATCAAAAAACTATTTTTGAAGGGATGCCTTCGCCTTTTACTGCAACGAGATACCATTCTTTAATAGTAAAAAGAGAAACACTTCCTAATTGCTTTGAAATATCAGCAGAGACGGTTGCAGGTGAGATCATGGCAATACGTCATAAGGAACTTCCAATAGAGGGAGTTCAATTTCATCCAGAATCGATTATGACTGTTGAAGGAAAGAAATTATTAAAAAATTTCATTGAATATTACTCGAGGTAA